A region of Dryobates pubescens isolate bDryPub1 chromosome 41 unlocalized genomic scaffold, bDryPub1.pri SUPER_41_unloc_2, whole genome shotgun sequence DNA encodes the following proteins:
- the KCNJ9 gene encoding G protein-activated inward rectifier potassium channel 3: MAQDSAACGGVPPEGKLPLAAARRRGGRKRQRYVEKDGKCNVQHGNVRETYRYLTDIFTTLVDLKWRFSLLVFILAYAVTWLFFGLIWWFIAYCRGDLEHLEDHAWTPCVNNLNGFVSAFLFSIETETTIGYGHRVITDKCPEGIVLLLLQAILGSMVNAFMVGCMFVKISQPNKRAETLVFSSHAVVSLRDDRLCLMFRVGDLRDSHIVEASIRAKLIKSKQTQEGEFIPLDQTDLSVGFETGDDRLFLVSPLIISHEIDERSPFWDVSRHQLEKDDFEIVVILEGMVEATGMTCQARSSYLADEVLWGHRFTPLLSLEEGFYEVDYGGFHHTVPVPTPACSARQLAAAAARRDAHLYWSIPSRLDQPLEEAAVGGGEPDTPPRPDTPSPGTPETPDTPRESNGTLASPEER, translated from the exons ATGGCTCAGGACAGCGCCGCCTGCGGGGGGGTCCCGCCCGAGGGCAAGCTCCCCCtggcggcggcgcggcggcgCGGCGGCCGCAAGCGGCAGCGCTACGTGGAGAAGGACGGCAAGTGCAACGTGCAGCACGGCAACGTGCGGGAGACCTACCGGTACCTCACCGACATCTTCACCACCCTGGTGGACCTCAAGTGGCGCTTCAGCCTCCTGGTCTTCATCCTGGCCTACGCCGTCACCTGGCTCTTCTTCGGCCTCATCTGGTGGTTCATCGCCTACTGCCGCGGCGACCTGGAGCACCTGGAGGACCACGCCTGGACCCCCTGCGTCAACAACCTCAACGGCTTCGTCTCcgccttcctcttctccatcgAGACCGAGACCACCATCGGCTACGGGCACCGGGTGATCACCGACAAGTGCCCCGAGGGCatcgtgctgctgctgctccaggccatcCTGGGCTCCATGGTCAACGCCTTCATGGTGGGCTGCATGTTCGTGAAGATCTCCCAGCCCAACAAGAGGGCAGAGACCTTGGTCTTCTCCTCCCACGCCGTGGTGTCCCTGCGGGACGACCGCCTCTGCCTGATGTTCCGCGTGGGGGACCTGAGGGACTCCCACATCGTGGAGGCCTCCATCAGGGCCAAGCTGATCAAGTCCAAGCAGACGCAGGAGGGAGAGTTCATCCCCCTGGACCAGACCGACCTGAGCGTGGGCTTCGAGACGGGGGACGACCGGCTCTTCCTCGTGTCCCCCCTCATCATCAGCCACGAGATCGACGAGCGCAGCCCCTTCTGGGACGTCTCGAGGCACCAGCTGGAGAAGGACGACTTCGAGATCGTCGTCATCCTCGAGGGCATGGTGGAGGCCACGG GGATGACGTGCCAGGCCCGGAGCTCCTACCTGGCAGACGAGGTGCTGTGGGGGCACCGCTTCacccccctgctcagcctggaggaaggtTTCTACGAGGTGGACTACGGTGGCTTCCACCACACCGTGCCCGTGCCCACCCCGGCCTGCAGTGCCCGCCAGctggccgccgccgctgcccgccGCGATGCCCACCTCTACTGGTCCATCCCCAGCCGCCTGGACCAGCCgctggaggaagcagcagtgggagggggGGAGCCTGATACCCCCCCCCGGCCtgacacccccagcccaggcacccCTGAAACCCCTGACACCCCTCGGGAGAGCAATGGCAccttggccagccctgaggAGCGGTGA